From the genome of Aspergillus oryzae RIB40 DNA, chromosome 4:
AAACCGCGGGGTGGAAGGCAGGCTTGGGAGGCTCTGCCCTCTCAGCGGCCGGGTTAACAGTAGGCAGAGTAGGCTCCGGACGAGAGACCTCGCCGGAGGTCCTGGccttttctccttcggaGCTCATTTTCAGGATACGACTTTGGTCTGATAGAAAGCGTTGGAACTCGAAGGGTCGCGGCCGTAGAAGGCTGCTTTGGCTAAATTGCGCGGAGGCcacggatgaagatgaaacgACAGGAAAactggaaagaaaggaataagtCtagcccaagaagaagtgaagaatagCGTGAGTGAATGAACGAGTGGGACAAGAGTTGGTCTGAACtgaaaaataagaaaagagatgCAACGAGACAAACTTGGCGCTCACGAAGGAGAGATGGGAAGcatgagagaagaagggggaagggaggagaaagagaaaagggtggGAGCGAAATACGTAGTAAGTAtacgtttttcttttttccttacCCTGCGGATGGACTGtgatttgcttttttgtcGGTAAGCTTGCGAGAACGCGGCACGGGTTGATTTATTTGGCGggattattttattttattttatttttaagGGGGGGCAGGACGAGGCAAAGaacagggaagagagggTCGGGGATCCGCAtcgatgagaagaaaagagagatcGTGGCCCGGGATGAGATATGTCGTTCGCTGAGAGGGAAGCGCAAGCTTGCACTTAGACTCCCGTCTTAAGACCCAGTCCAAGGTCAACGCTTACTCGACATAGTATGTCCCTTAAGAGGCATGCACCAGTAACTGCATGCAGCACACGCCTTCCGTTCCCTCCCAGCCATATATATGTACgacttacggagtactacactacatagtacatactactTACATACATATCTCATTTCTGTCGTATATTATACAAAATGTAAGATGGTGGACAACACCAGCCATTTCATAGTAGTATAGATATTAATAGTAATGactaacaaaaaaaaagaaaaaggaatggaagaaaaaaagaatgtaACCAGAAAGCATGACTATCGATACCGGTACCACCTGGTAACTGACATGGGCTATTATCctttttagttttattttcttttatttaattaatatcccttatcttccttttctgttttaAAATTACTTGCGAAGAACTTTACTCCATAGGATTAATTTACTCGACGACCAGACGGCAGTTGAAACGCTACCATTTGATTCTGACGGGTGGTTTCGAGTTCTAGCCGACAAACAGTGGAGGACGTGGTGGAGACTGGAGGCGAAAAAGTGCGGTGGACATGAACAGATCAATAGTGACTACGCGTACAGAGTACTATACTGTATTAGTACCATTGTTACATGCAGAATTATTTTGGTCTCTCTGGTGGACTTCCAGTTTTGTATAGACATTACGGGTAAAGTATCATACCCGCTGGAGTCTGGCGATTCTCCACGTACCTCATACCTACCCTGTGCTTTTGGTGCAGTAACAGTTCCCTAGTATCAGGGTCCAACACAGTTGTACGTACACCCATCCCTAGCCAAGTCCCGCTCTTTGTCGCATATGTTTGAAATGATAACCCTGATTATACTTTGCACTGCTCCAACCTCCTGGTGGGTAGAATCAACCATAGGACCAGCACTccattggtgatggtgtGGGGCGAGGCCAATGTCCATCACTCTCGTGGCGAAAGTTGGCGAATGGTGTCAATCTCCAGGTGTccactttctctctctctcttgcCCCTTTTCTGGTTGTTCGGATTTGTTCTTGGGAAATTCGAACCCCATCCAAGGTACCTCCATATAATGCTATTTTCCacggttttttttttccctttttctcccctcaGGCCTCAAACTAAAATCCCACACATTCTGTTCCTGTCAAATTTGCCTAATAAAATGTACCGTTTTGAGTTACAGCATCAAATTGTCAAACGTCAGCTTCCGAAACACTTCCACTGATAAAGACTCGAATAGGTGGACAAATCAACAGCGGAAGAATTCATGCTGCGAGCCTGCGACATGGAGTGTTGATCAAAATTAACACTGACTGGGCTGCATTACGCAAGCAGTCTGGGGCCAAGCATTCAGTTACCCGCGTTCAGCGGCCACTTGTCCATAGCGCTACGGCGGAGGTCCCTTATGAGTGGGGAATGCGGCGATCTGATGGCTGAGGATTTGACGCCATCACCTTGGTTCAATGGCGTTCAGATAAAATTTAAAATGGATTATCTGTCCACCTTCCTTAATAGGATGATCAGGGCCTCGCAACGACCCACGAGGGTCCTGATTTGTCCTACTGGATGGAGTACCGTAGCATCCTCCTCTCTGCCACTGCTTGCCATTCTTACTGTTCGATGTAGTCAGGTACACAGTGGGTGTCTACAATGGAGACTCTTTCAGATTCTCTCTCCATGGCACCATCCCCGGGACAAATGATTGTGAAGACCCCGTTCCCATGGAAGCAACTTTCCGGGCAAACCAGAACAGCCACAAATCAAGCTTGGGGCTTAGAAGGATCAAAGAAAGCTTTTCTCCATGGACCCTTCCGTGGTGGCTAAACGCTCCGTTGACCCTGATCAAAGTTCAAACATCGTTGCAGGGTTtctggaaagagatcatcttcagcttTCCTTTCTGAGAAGGACAATCAGTGGAACCGTCGTGCGTCCGGCTCATGTGCTCAGCCCAAAATCGGTCCTGACAAGTTTGATGGATCGAATAAGGGACGATCGTCTTATTAGTTTTATTATGAGGGCTCGAATACGGACGTCCATCGCACCACAGAAGAGTTCGTAGGAGAACTCCAATATCGGAAGATAGCAGGAGTACGTAACGACGTATATGTGCAGATGCCATTGGCCGTGAACAGTATAGGCAAAGTTCGACTGTGTAATTTGTCGTTGGATCTCTTGAACTTCCCGCTCCTGTAAAATTGAATCGCCGTGAACCATCCTGTCAGATATCACCCAACTGTCATTGCTATAGAGATGATTGAGTGGATATAaccttttccttccagaTCTTAGGGTTTATCTCACCTTTGATAGAGAGTTTAATTCTAAGTGTGACTACTATGTTATGTATATGCACATTGCAATGGCAAGAACTACCCCGGAAAATTATACTTGCCACTGTTATAATTAACATAAAACAAACTCTCTTCtgcccctcctcctgctAACCACAGCACAGGCAAACCAGATGGGAAGACATGTGCCAGTTTGAACATGATGACTGGTGTGCTTTGCCTAGAGGAGTAGTTGCCGTCCCGTTTTAGGATAAGAGCAACCCTCGACATTCCAGTCTCTCCAGCCCCTGGTGCCTGCCGAGAGAACCTACCACCAATGCTTACATTGATGGATGTGAAGGATGTTAAGATGGGGATGATAAGGATTGAGATTGGGGCCAATCATGGGCAGCATCCCGCAGGATCATCGTGGTTACGACTACGATGAATTGATATTCCCTTGCAAGGAACGGTAGGCGACATAAGTCGTAGTACCAGTTAATACTACCCAACGTTCGTGTACATCTATCAGGTACGGTACTGTCCTATAGAGGgacttcgaagaaggacTCTGAAATTGTTTGGAAATTGGTACATTGTATCCATAGATCGGGGTTGGATTCGCCTCGTGTCGAAGTTCTAGACATTAAGATTAAGTTCCCCTATTATTGTTAAttgttctattttttaatttctttttctttttttaattcgATTGCCTCTTGCAGTTTTATTTGGGTTTCCCCTATTCCCCTTACCGGTGGCTCTACCACAGTTGAACCAACCACTAACCTGGAGGGCTTGCGAATCAATTACCATACGTGTAATTCGTCTTATTAGGGTCTAAACTTGAAACAGGCACCCCCCACAGCTTCGACTTGTCACGTTTCGTTTTCCCGGCCTGCGATACACCCGCCGACCTTTggacctttctttcttatctGCCCTGCTTCGCTCACCgttcttttccattcctctctctcccttcaacACTCTCTTGTCCTCTGCTTCTTAAATACTGTAGTTTCCCTGCAGCACTCTCTCCTTCTATGCTTAGCCTCGCCCGCAGAACCCTGAACCGCGTCCCCAGCTTCCAGGATATCCTACAAGGCAGGATGACCCACCCAGACATGTAAGTACTCGCGATACTCAGGGGTGTGTTTCGCAATGCACTGACACAGGGTCTTGCCCGACTACAGTTCCGTTGACGTTCTCGTCATTGGTGCCGGCCCTACTGGTTTAGGTGCCGCGAAGCGTCTCAACCAGATTGTACGATTCCCGATCCTTCAGCTACGTTCCCCGAATAATTGAACTGATTGTCGTCGTTTTAGGATGGCCCCTCCTGGTTGATCGTGGACAGCAATGAGACTCCTGGTGGTCTTGCTTCCACCGATGTGACCCCCGAAGGTTTCGTATGTACTATAATCCAATGACTTGGTTAAGGCGGCATGGCTAATAAGGCGATAGCTCTACGACGTCGGAGGTCACGTTATCTTCTCCCACTACAAGTACTTTGACGACTGCATCGACGAGGCTCTTCCTAAGGAAGATGACTGGTACAGCCACCAGCGCATCTCTTACGTCCGTTGCCAGGGCCAATGGGTTCCCTACCCATTCCAGAACAACATCTCCATGCTTcccaaggaggagcaggTTAAGTGCATTGACGGTATGATCGATGCTGCTCTTGAGGCTCGTGTTGCCAACACCAAGCCCAAGAACTTCGACGAGTGGATCGTTCGCATGATGGGAACTGGTATCGCCGATCTCTTCATGCGTCCCTACAACTACAAGGTCTGGGCCGTGCCCACCACCAAGGTACTTTAATGCTCCTATAGACCAGTAATGTGCATTAGAAGACAGACTTGCTGATGGTTCACGATATAGATGCAATGTGCCTGGCTCGGTGAGCGTGTCGCCGCCCCCAACGTCAAGGCCGTGACCACCAATGTTATTCTCAACAAGACCGCTGGTAACTGGGGTCCCAATGCTACTTTCCGTTTCCCCGCTCGTGGGGGTACTGGTGGTATCTGGATTGCAGTTGCCGACACTCTTCCTAAAGAGAACACTCGTTTCGGtgagaagggcaaggttACCAAGGTCAACGCCAACAACAAGACCGTCCAGCTCGCCGATGGCACCACTGTCGGCTACAAGAAGCTCGTTTCCACCATGTCTGTGGATTTCCTTGCTGAGGCTATGGGTAACCAGGAGCTTGTCACCCTTTCCAAGGAGCTCTTCTACTCCTCTACTCACgtcattggtgttggtatCCGTGGCGCTCGCCCCGACAGAATCGGTGACAAGTGCTGGTTGTACTTCCCTGAGGACAACTGCCCCTTCTACCGTgccaccatcttctccaactaCTCTCCTTACAACCAGCCTGAGGCTTCCAAGAAGCTTCCTACCCTCCAACTGGCTGACGGCTCCAAGCCCGAGAGCGACGAAGCTAAGGAGGGTCCTTACTGGTCTATCATGTTGGAGGTCTCTGAGTCCTCCATGAAGCCCGTCAACTACGAAACACTCCTTGCCGAATCCATCCAGGGTCTCGTCAACACCGA
Proteins encoded in this window:
- a CDS encoding protoporphyrinogen/coproporphyrinogen oxidase (protoporphyrinogen oxidase), with amino-acid sequence MTHPDISVDVLVIGAGPTGLGAAKRLNQIDGPSWLIVDSNETPGGLASTDVTPEGFLYDVGGHVIFSHYKYFDDCIDEALPKEDDWYSHQRISYVRCQGQWVPYPFQNNISMLPKEEQVKCIDGMIDAALEARVANTKPKNFDEWIVRMMGTGIADLFMRPYNYKVWAVPTTKMQCAWLGERVAAPNVKAVTTNVILNKTAGNWGPNATFRFPARGGTGGIWIAVADTLPKENTRFGEKGKVTKVNANNKTVQLADGTTVGYKKLVSTMSVDFLAEAMGNQELVTLSKELFYSSTHVIGVGIRGARPDRIGDKCWLYFPEDNCPFYRATIFSNYSPYNQPEASKKLPTLQLADGSKPESDEAKEGPYWSIMLEVSESSMKPVNYETLLAESIQGLVNTEMLKPTDEIVSTYHRRFDHGYPTPSLEREGALTQILPKLQNMDIWSRGRFGSWRYEVGNQDHSFMLGVEAVDNIVNGAVELTLNYPDFVNGRQNTERRLVDGAQVFAKGKSL